The genomic interval TTCAAAGAAGAGACTCCCACTAAAGAACCAGCAATTAAAATACCAAAGCTTTTCAGAGACAAAACGTCGAGCAGTTTGGGTTCAAAAAGAAGTAACCACAAAGGAGTTGAATTAAAGAGAACCCAGAATTCATCAGAACAGCTTTGAAGTTCAATTACCTTAAAATCACGCTTAATAGCCATGGATACGAGCTGAACGAAGCGAGAGAAGGATTGGTCGTCGGTGATGTTGGCGCAGAGAGAGAATTTGTGGACGTTGAAACCCCTGTGGTTGCAGCGTTCGAGCCAGAGGGCTAAGCTTCGGTGGGCGTAATCGAAGAAATGTGTGGCTTTGAAAGGTAGTTTAGTTTCGTCGATGGAGAGAATGGGAGAGGAAAGCCAGGCTGAACGCCATGTTTTGGAGGAAGCTGAAGCTCTAATGGCGTCCTTTGGTGGGAGATGAGCTAGGATTTTGTGAATGAGTGGCTCCGGCAAGAAGGAGGACGGTGGTGATGGTGGTTCCATGGTTGGGTAAAGGTTTGAGCTTTGAATTGAGTTCTAGGGTTTAGCTTTTACCAGAAAGAATCAATGTGGCCATTGTAGAAGGAGAGAGAAACGACAATGTTACTGAAGAAACGACAATAATCTTGTCAAACATAACAACATCTTTCTCCAAAACGACATCATTCTTATCTCACATTATCTCTTTAGTGTCAttgtttattttgtaaattttggtATATACCAAATCTTATTTTCTTTATACCACTtggggctagctcaagtggccataggtgggtgtgtgagtgttggaggtcctgggttcgagtcccaggtaaaacatgatgtaatatataaacgcttgaatcaaaaaaaaaaactggtgAAATATTCTCTTTaaattattaagattgttaaatttaaatttttttggtcAATTCATTTAACTTTACTAATTTagtaattgtttatgtattaaattatgctcccatatttattaaatcatacccctcgaactttgacatgtctCATATTTATCAAATCATACCtctcgaactttaacatgtatcaaattatgttctctgaactttcatccatattaGACTTTCTTAAATTAGACGAGAATACTCAAATTCAACAATATCAATAGTTCGAGAGATTTTTAACGATTTTAAAAGTTCAAAAAGCATAGTTTAAAACATGTCAAGAAACAAAAACCCTAATTtgcttaaaataatttataataaaaaaaaagaatttaaaaagtttatttttcacacgtataaaataaaaacaataaaaatacacATACAATAAACTGTTTGAATTATGTTTTTAGAacgttaaaattttataaatttctcaaaaatttacAGAATATCTAAAATAACTATATTGTACACAAAATAACTACCCCTTGCACACTATAGAATGTCCCTACAATTACATATCATTATTTGCTAACAAataatttatgaaaataaataaataagatggACGTACAACTGTTAATTTAGTCTGTCATTAAGATTAAATTATCTCATACAAGAGGTGAGTTCATACAAAGTCAGTCACATGACAATGTGACAgtatattattgcttgattattTCTTCAACAAATTCAAAATAGTAAGTTTTGAGGCTTAGAATTAGAAGATATCATCATCAACATAGATCAGAATTGGTGTTAATATGGGTTGAATGCCTTTGAACAAGAAGTTGAATTAGAGGATGTTCAACATCATCATCAACATCCAAATTCATGTCTCTCCTAACTCTAATATTTTCAGTCCTTGTCACAACAACAACCTCTTCTTTCCGAGTTGACAGCTCATTCGCTACCACCATATCCATCTTGTACTTTTCAAGAGCTGCAGCTGCCTTCTTCAACAGAATCTTTGAATCTGTCTCCAACTGTTTCAACAAAACACAATCACAGACAGAatcttttgtttttattcaaCAACAGAGAGAGGATGTTAATGTTAGTGTTACCTTGAATGAAATGAGAAAAGCCTTTGGAGCCCAGTGTTGTCTTAACACAGGTAACATCTTTGGCACTTGAGCAAGTTGCATGTTCAATGGCCCAGATGCTGATTCAATCTTATGTTCTGCCTAAGAAATTCAACACTCAACTCAACTAATTCTCTCTATTTATAACAAGGAAAATCTTCAAGAGTAAAAGAATAAATCCCtggtgatgatgatggtgaCCAAATACAATTGTTAGGCACTAGGATTTAGTATGGTGTGCTagcatataataataaataaaaagggtCTATGAGTCTTTATTTGGGAGGGTAGTTTTAAGTGAGAAATTACTATAATATATAGGAGAGCAAAGTTAGAAAAGAGATATGCGATGTATTGAGTGAAATCTCTATTTGCATCAAAGGGGCCTAAGGACTCCCATCAGTTTGTAATTGGGTTTTCTCATACTATTTATTTACTGGTTTTGTTTAAGTTTGGAGTACTCGGATTTCATCAGAAATTGTTGttcacaaaaacaaaatatcatATGAAGTGGACACCACCATCACCATATGGATATGGTTTTAAGAGATTGTTGCTAACCATGGTTTGCCAAGGAACATAGAAGTCAGAAACAGCAGCAGCTAGATAAAACATTGCATTTGGTCCATGTTTGTTGAAAGATATTGCAATCATCCTCAACATCTGACCAATTAAttaatcacaaagtaaagtagacttataagttcttcttcttcttcagaaCAGActaaaaacaaagaaagaagcCATCATGAACGAATCTAACCTGAAGATACTCAAATATGGTTGTGAAAGGAAGCTTCAACAAGAAGCCATTTTTCACAGCCtgcaattattatatatatatgtaatcatTCATAACATTGAGTAATATTCACTCTTCTCTTTTGCAGAACTGAAATGTAACAGCCAAGAAAGTAAGaaaatgaatgaatgaatgaagTAGAGATAAATACAGAATGATGGTCAGCAATGGCCCTTTTTACTGCTTCAGAATATGAGTCCTGTACTGAAGAAACATGAAACCAACTCATTCTCAGTGTCAGAACAGAAGAGAAGACTCTcctaaaactaaaattaaagaGTTGTTTCGGTAACCTTTTTTGACATTTAGtagagttttctttttttttttttatgatcgcGTATGTTATAGCCGTTTAAGATTACCTTTCGAATAGTATACATAAATAGCTACAAATTAGGTGTCTGCCAAAAGATACTACACCTCCCTAAATAATTGTTTCGGTGTATT from Cannabis sativa cultivar Pink pepper isolate KNU-18-1 chromosome 4, ASM2916894v1, whole genome shotgun sequence carries:
- the LOC115715254 gene encoding phosphopantothenate--cysteine ligase 2, coding for MNFMVSEFAMDKGNIIEEEDGDGEIQSFFNSAPPLRNNGNDINAKLECFNEMNINGGRRRRRRRIVCVTSGGTTVPLEQRCVRYIDNFSSGHRGATSTEYFIKAGYSVIFLYRRGTFQPFCCSLPDDPLLQCFQLTDDESHIKVQDSYSEAVKRAIADHHSAVKNGFLLKLPFTTIFEYLQMLRMIAISFNKHGPNAMFYLAAAVSDFYVPWQTMAEHKIESASGPLNMQLAQVPKMLPVLRQHWAPKAFLISFKLETDSKILLKKAAAALEKYKMDMVVANELSTRKEEVVVVTRTENIRVRRDMNLDVDDDVEHPLIQLLVQRHSTHINTNSDLC